In Bacteroidota bacterium, a single genomic region encodes these proteins:
- a CDS encoding TPM domain-containing protein encodes MVKKIVYLFLGFILFTFSNTSIAGIPEAPNPPHLVNDFGGFLSGDEVQQLEQKLVAFNDSTSTQISIVIVATLDGYDIADFAFQLGKKWGIGQKGANNGVLLVVAKEERKTFIATGYGVEEFLPDAICNRIVDNTINPEFKSGNFYQGLDAGTTEMIGYLTGKFKADALPQKHKKRSPIATIIIVFIILFVLVRLFGGRGGGGGGLMSTYVAGSILSNVMRGGGRSSGFGGGFGGGSGGGGFGGFGGGGFGGGGAGGSW; translated from the coding sequence ATGGTAAAGAAAATTGTTTACTTGTTTTTGGGGTTCATTCTTTTTACATTTTCCAACACTTCCATCGCTGGAATTCCAGAAGCCCCTAATCCGCCTCATTTAGTAAATGATTTTGGTGGTTTTTTAAGCGGGGACGAAGTACAGCAATTAGAGCAAAAATTAGTTGCTTTTAACGACAGCACCTCTACACAAATAAGTATTGTAATTGTTGCCACATTAGACGGATACGATATTGCCGATTTCGCTTTTCAATTGGGCAAAAAATGGGGCATTGGCCAAAAAGGTGCGAATAACGGTGTGCTGCTTGTTGTTGCCAAGGAAGAGCGCAAAACCTTTATTGCAACAGGTTACGGAGTTGAAGAATTTTTACCCGATGCCATTTGCAACCGAATTGTGGACAACACCATAAATCCTGAATTTAAAAGTGGAAATTTTTACCAGGGTTTAGATGCGGGAACTACCGAAATGATAGGGTATTTAACCGGAAAATTTAAGGCTGATGCGCTTCCACAAAAACACAAAAAGCGTTCCCCAATAGCAACTATTATAATTGTATTTATTATTCTCTTCGTTCTAGTTCGATTATTTGGCGGCCGTGGTGGCGGAGGCGGGGGTTTAATGTCGACTTATGTTGCCGGAAGCATTTTAAGTAATGTTATGCGCGGTGGCGGAAGAAGCAGTGGGTTTGGTGGCGGATTTGGTGGCGGAAGCGGCGGAGGTGGTTTTGGCGGATTTGGTGGCGGTGGCTTTGGCGGTGGTGGTGCCGGAGGTAGTTGGTAA
- the folK gene encoding 2-amino-4-hydroxy-6-hydroxymethyldihydropteridine diphosphokinase, translating into MNKVFLILGGNIGKRDEVMFHAMRKIDRQIGKIVLQSGIYETAAWGYENQNPFYNCVLAIETDKSAREVLEKVLSIENQIGRVRSEAKWQERLIDIDILFYNNLILDEGDLKIPHPLLHKRKFTLLPLQEIAPELVHPILHKTISELLSACEDKLEAKKVMEAKLFMDFISN; encoded by the coding sequence ATGAACAAAGTTTTCCTGATTTTAGGCGGAAATATAGGTAAGCGCGATGAAGTAATGTTTCATGCTATGCGCAAGATTGACCGCCAAATTGGTAAGATTGTGCTGCAATCGGGTATTTATGAAACGGCTGCTTGGGGTTACGAAAATCAAAATCCGTTTTACAATTGTGTATTGGCAATCGAAACCGATAAATCAGCTCGAGAAGTGCTCGAAAAGGTTTTATCCATCGAAAATCAAATTGGTCGTGTGCGCAGCGAAGCCAAATGGCAGGAGCGCCTCATCGATATCGACATTCTGTTTTACAACAATCTGATTTTGGACGAAGGCGATTTAAAAATTCCCCATCCCTTGCTTCACAAGCGAAAGTTTACCCTGTTGCCACTGCAGGAAATTGCTCCTGAATTAGTTCATCCAATTTTACATAAAACTATTTCCGAACTCCTGAGCGCTTGCGAAGATAAATTGGAAGCAAAAAAAGTAATGGAAGCAAAATTATTTATGGATTTTATATCCAACTAG
- a CDS encoding LemA family protein, whose protein sequence is MKKSYIVIGIILVVVFIIYRFFAGTYNTLVGMNEPINGAWAQVENAYQLRADKTKVLVETVKGAANFEKSTLEAVIQARAQATSVKIDPTNLTPEKVAEFQKAQDGLSSSLSRLLVVAEQYPQLKATQNFSDFQAQYEGMENRIGVARRDFNEIVQNYNTYVRKFPNNLLAGFYGFQVKGYFQAQAGSDKAPDVKF, encoded by the coding sequence ATGAAAAAGAGTTACATTGTTATCGGAATAATTCTGGTGGTAGTATTTATTATTTACCGCTTTTTTGCCGGAACTTATAATACCTTAGTGGGCATGAATGAGCCAATAAATGGCGCATGGGCGCAAGTTGAAAATGCATATCAGTTGCGTGCCGATAAAACAAAAGTATTGGTAGAAACTGTAAAAGGTGCCGCCAATTTTGAAAAATCTACTTTAGAGGCAGTAATCCAAGCACGTGCGCAAGCTACCAGTGTGAAGATTGATCCTACTAATTTAACACCTGAAAAAGTTGCTGAATTTCAAAAAGCACAAGATGGACTTTCTTCGTCCTTATCGCGTTTGTTAGTAGTTGCAGAGCAATATCCTCAATTAAAAGCAACTCAAAATTTCAGCGATTTTCAGGCGCAATATGAAGGCATGGAAAACCGCATTGGTGTGGCGCGCAGAGATTTTAATGAGATCGTGCAAAACTACAACACTTATGTACGTAAGTTCCCCAATAATTTGTTAGCCGGGTTTTACGGCTTTCAGGTAAAGGGATATTTTCAGGCCCAAGCCGGATCTGACAAAGCTCCTGATGTTAAATTTTAA
- a CDS encoding RNA-binding protein, whose product MAIKKAKILKDGDPCVVIRGTHVGKSGIVRDIHTSKTGHITITVEQKSGLRFKTLGRNVEIP is encoded by the coding sequence ATGGCAATTAAAAAGGCTAAAATCCTAAAGGATGGAGACCCTTGTGTGGTTATTCGCGGAACTCATGTGGGTAAATCGGGCATCGTACGCGATATCCATACAAGTAAAACAGGACACATTACGATAACCGTGGAACAAAAAAGCGGCCTTCGATTTAAAACCTTAGGTAGGAATGTAGAAATACCCTAA
- the tilS gene encoding tRNA lysidine(34) synthetase TilS has translation MQKQFLNFIYQKKLFSKKDLILLTLSGGIDSIVLFDLLLKLKIRLTVAHCNFGMRGAESDEDEKFVKQLCLSNKIVCYTQKFNTPAFAEKMGISTQMAARELRYEWFEKLRKECGLDWIATAHHQTDVVETMLINLMRGTGIAGLHGISAKNGKIIRPLLFANRNEIKSYAAQNKLTFREDSSNASDDYLRNKIRHHVLPELEKINPLYEQSFFDSANKIAQAETIFNLTIAAERKRIEELTEREIRFSISELKKLKPRSLYLYEFFKPFKFTASMCADIESCLDSDPGKLFYSTTHRLLIDRYYILISKLEKKSKKEHFFIPNSSTSLIQPFRLQLLQLKMSSGFSFSKQKNCAQVDAAKLHFPLEIRKWRKGDTFYPLGMKGSKKLSDFFIDNKLSIFEKEKVWLICSENKIVWVVNHRLDDRFKIGPETKRIVAFEYFEKQQ, from the coding sequence ATGCAAAAACAATTTCTGAATTTTATTTATCAAAAAAAGCTTTTTAGTAAAAAGGATCTTATTTTACTTACACTCAGTGGAGGTATTGATTCTATTGTGCTTTTTGATTTATTGCTAAAACTAAAGATACGATTAACAGTGGCGCATTGTAATTTTGGAATGAGGGGGGCAGAATCAGATGAGGATGAAAAATTTGTAAAGCAATTGTGTTTAAGCAACAAGATAGTGTGTTATACCCAAAAATTCAATACCCCTGCGTTTGCTGAAAAAATGGGTATTTCTACTCAAATGGCAGCACGAGAATTGCGTTATGAATGGTTTGAAAAACTGCGAAAAGAATGTGGATTAGATTGGATTGCAACCGCACATCATCAAACCGATGTGGTAGAAACCATGCTTATTAATTTAATGCGCGGTACAGGTATTGCCGGCCTACATGGGATTTCGGCTAAGAATGGTAAAATTATTCGCCCGCTACTCTTTGCAAATAGGAATGAAATAAAAAGCTACGCCGCTCAAAACAAGCTCACATTTCGTGAAGATAGCAGCAATGCGAGTGACGATTATTTGCGCAATAAAATTAGGCATCACGTGCTTCCCGAATTAGAAAAAATTAACCCGCTTTATGAACAAAGTTTTTTCGATTCGGCCAACAAAATTGCACAAGCTGAAACTATTTTTAATTTAACTATAGCTGCTGAACGAAAAAGAATAGAAGAATTAACGGAGCGGGAGATACGCTTTTCCATATCAGAATTAAAAAAACTCAAACCTCGATCGCTTTACTTGTATGAATTTTTTAAACCTTTTAAGTTCACAGCTTCCATGTGTGCTGATATTGAATCTTGCCTTGACAGTGACCCCGGAAAACTATTCTATTCCACCACGCATCGCTTGCTAATTGACCGATACTATATACTTATTAGCAAACTTGAAAAAAAAAGCAAAAAGGAACATTTTTTTATTCCCAATAGTAGCACTTCTCTCATACAACCCTTTCGATTGCAGTTGTTGCAGTTAAAAATGTCGAGCGGATTCAGCTTCTCTAAACAAAAAAACTGCGCTCAAGTAGATGCCGCCAAACTCCACTTTCCGCTCGAAATTCGAAAATGGAGAAAGGGCGATACCTTTTACCCCTTGGGAATGAAAGGAAGCAAAAAGCTCAGTGATTTTTTTATTGATAACAAACTTTCTATTTTTGAAAAAGAGAAGGTGTGGTTAATTTGTTCTGAAAATAAAATCGTTTGGGTAGTGAATCACCGCTTGGATGATCGATTTAAAATTGGTCCGGAAACAAAAAGAATTGTAGCTTTTGAGTACTTTGAAAAACAACAATGA
- a CDS encoding anthranilate synthase component I family protein, protein MRSTLEFNIEKPFRFSAQLLNWSNQFNVICYLNSNTAAQPSGQKNQKINYDILLGVDAVAEICVNSGAAFTTLKQFYETKRDWLFGYLSYDLKNETELLSSNNVDNLGFPELHFFQARYVFSLKGDCLHVHYLDELDTKAKIAKLIEEIKNFPSDLQVKENKQLSIHAKVSREHYLQTVLEIKKHIQRGDIYEMNYCVEFFATQARLLPLTVYESLNALSQTPFSCFYKNNQYNLMCASPERFLKKEGTKLISQPIKGTRKRGTNKAEDAALKVELANDPKEQSENVMIVDLVRNDLSRSAQRGTVQVDELFGVYTFKQVHQLISTISCGLKPEIHFVEALNNAFPMGSMTGAPKVRAMQLIETFESTKRGLYSGAVGYISPHGNFDFNVVIRSILYNSEKQYVSFMVGSAITSNSIAEKEYEECLLKAEAMFQVLNGGS, encoded by the coding sequence ATGCGCAGCACCTTAGAATTCAATATTGAAAAACCTTTTCGCTTCTCAGCCCAGTTGTTGAATTGGTCGAATCAATTTAATGTGATTTGTTATTTGAATAGTAACACCGCTGCTCAACCCTCAGGTCAAAAAAATCAAAAAATTAACTACGATATTTTGCTTGGGGTTGACGCTGTTGCAGAAATTTGCGTTAATTCAGGTGCTGCCTTTACTACGCTCAAGCAATTTTACGAAACTAAAAGAGATTGGCTCTTTGGTTATTTGAGCTACGACTTAAAAAACGAAACCGAATTGCTAAGCTCTAATAATGTTGACAATCTTGGTTTTCCTGAGCTTCATTTTTTTCAAGCCCGCTATGTTTTTAGCTTGAAAGGGGACTGTTTACATGTACATTATTTGGATGAATTGGACACGAAAGCGAAAATCGCTAAATTAATTGAAGAAATAAAAAACTTCCCTTCGGATTTACAAGTCAAAGAAAATAAGCAGCTAAGCATTCATGCAAAGGTGAGTCGCGAACACTATTTGCAAACCGTTTTGGAAATTAAAAAGCACATTCAACGAGGTGATATTTATGAAATGAATTATTGTGTAGAGTTTTTTGCAACTCAAGCACGCTTACTTCCATTGACGGTATACGAATCCTTAAATGCGCTTTCGCAAACACCTTTTTCCTGCTTTTATAAAAACAATCAATACAACTTAATGTGCGCTAGTCCGGAACGGTTTTTAAAAAAAGAAGGCACAAAACTAATTTCACAACCCATTAAAGGCACCCGAAAAAGAGGCACAAACAAAGCAGAAGATGCAGCTTTAAAAGTAGAATTGGCAAATGACCCAAAAGAACAAAGCGAAAATGTGATGATTGTGGATTTAGTAAGGAATGATTTATCGCGAAGTGCACAACGTGGAACTGTGCAGGTGGATGAACTATTTGGAGTATACACTTTTAAGCAGGTGCATCAATTAATCTCCACCATCAGTTGTGGGCTAAAGCCGGAAATTCATTTTGTTGAGGCGCTTAATAATGCTTTCCCCATGGGTAGCATGACGGGTGCCCCCAAAGTGCGCGCCATGCAATTAATTGAAACATTTGAATCTACCAAAAGAGGGCTTTACTCCGGGGCTGTAGGATATATTTCTCCGCATGGGAATTTTGATTTTAATGTAGTGATTCGAAGTATTCTTTACAATTCAGAAAAGCAATATGTTTCATTTATGGTTGGTAGCGCCATTACTTCCAACTCTATTGCAGAGAAGGAATACGAAGAATGTTTATTAAAAGCGGAGGCCATGTTTCAAGTTTTGAATGGTGGAAGTTAG
- the asnS gene encoding asparagine--tRNA ligase has protein sequence MIRTKICDLLKSSEYQKEVTVKGWVRTKRGNKNVAFIAVNDGSTIHTIQAVADVAAFDEETLKLITTGSCVSISGLLVQSQGQGQSVEIQANKIEVYGTADAETYPLQKKGHTLEFLREIAHLRPRTNTFGAVLRIRHHMAFAIHNYFNTKGFFYLHTPIITGSDAEGAGEMFHVTNFDLKNPPKNEDGSINYAEDFFGKETNLTVSGQLEGELGALALSLIYTFGPTFRAENSNTARHLAEFWMIEPEMAFYELEDNMNLVEDFLKYLIQYCLEHCMDDLEFLTKMYDANLIERLKSVSSAPFERLTYTAAIEILKNSGNKFEYPVDWGTDLQSEHERYLVEKHFKKPVILTNYPKHIKAFYMKQDADGKTVRAMDVLFPGIGEIVGGSQREENYDKLLARVREMGIPEKDIWWYLETRKFGTAPHSGFGLGFERLILFVTGMSNIRDVIPFPRTPKNAEF, from the coding sequence ATGATTCGAACTAAGATTTGTGATTTATTAAAATCAAGCGAGTACCAAAAAGAAGTAACTGTAAAAGGCTGGGTAAGAACCAAGCGTGGAAATAAAAATGTAGCATTTATTGCGGTTAACGACGGTTCAACGATTCATACTATTCAAGCTGTGGCAGATGTTGCTGCATTTGACGAAGAAACGTTAAAGCTGATAACAACCGGCTCATGTGTTAGCATTAGCGGATTATTAGTACAATCACAAGGTCAAGGGCAAAGTGTAGAAATTCAAGCCAACAAAATTGAAGTATATGGAACTGCAGATGCAGAAACATATCCTTTGCAAAAGAAGGGTCATACCTTAGAGTTTTTGCGTGAGATTGCCCACTTAAGACCCCGCACAAATACATTTGGTGCTGTTTTGCGCATACGTCATCACATGGCATTTGCCATCCATAATTATTTCAACACCAAAGGCTTCTTTTACCTTCATACTCCAATCATTACGGGCTCAGATGCTGAAGGAGCAGGTGAAATGTTTCATGTTACCAATTTTGACTTAAAAAATCCTCCCAAAAATGAGGATGGTAGTATAAATTATGCAGAAGATTTTTTCGGGAAAGAAACCAACCTTACTGTTTCCGGACAATTGGAAGGAGAACTGGGAGCTTTAGCACTTTCGCTGATTTACACTTTTGGCCCAACATTTAGAGCTGAGAATTCAAATACCGCTCGTCACTTGGCTGAGTTTTGGATGATTGAACCCGAAATGGCTTTTTATGAGCTCGAAGACAACATGAATTTGGTGGAGGATTTTCTAAAATACCTCATTCAATATTGCCTCGAACACTGTATGGACGATTTGGAATTTCTTACAAAAATGTATGATGCGAATTTAATTGAACGTTTAAAATCAGTTAGTTCCGCTCCATTCGAAAGACTTACCTATACTGCGGCTATAGAAATTCTTAAAAACTCAGGAAATAAATTTGAATACCCGGTTGATTGGGGAACTGATTTACAATCCGAGCACGAACGTTATCTAGTTGAAAAACATTTTAAAAAACCGGTTATTCTAACCAACTATCCTAAACACATTAAAGCCTTTTACATGAAACAGGATGCCGATGGCAAAACTGTTCGTGCCATGGATGTTTTATTTCCGGGAATTGGTGAAATTGTTGGTGGTTCGCAACGCGAAGAGAATTACGATAAGCTACTTGCACGCGTGCGTGAAATGGGCATTCCCGAAAAAGATATTTGGTGGTATTTAGAAACCCGAAAATTTGGAACCGCCCCACATAGCGGATTTGGACTAGGTTTTGAACGATTAATTTTATTTGTAACCGGTATGAGTAACATTCGAGATGTTATTCCTTTTCCAAGAACACCTAAAAACGCAGAGTTTTAA
- a CDS encoding TPM domain-containing protein, translating into MNSFFSSEEEQAIIEAISKAELRTSGEIKLHVESRCWFSAISRAKKIFELLEMDRTAEKNGVLIYIATSSKKFAIIGDSGINEKVGDHFWQSTKDIMQAEFKKGNFFSGAMKGIESAGEQLLHYFPYQKNDSNELSNDISYGK; encoded by the coding sequence ATGAACTCATTTTTTTCGTCGGAAGAGGAGCAAGCCATTATTGAAGCAATTTCCAAAGCTGAGCTTCGAACTTCTGGAGAAATAAAACTACATGTAGAATCACGTTGTTGGTTTAGTGCTATTTCGCGTGCAAAAAAAATCTTTGAATTGCTGGAAATGGATCGTACCGCTGAAAAAAACGGGGTCTTGATTTACATTGCTACAAGCTCCAAAAAATTTGCCATCATTGGGGATTCAGGAATTAACGAAAAGGTAGGAGACCATTTTTGGCAAAGCACCAAAGACATTATGCAAGCAGAGTTTAAGAAAGGGAATTTTTTTTCCGGTGCCATGAAAGGCATTGAGAGTGCCGGTGAGCAATTGCTGCATTATTTCCCCTACCAAAAAAACGACAGCAACGAATTGAGCAACGATATTTCTTATGGCAAGTAA
- a CDS encoding deoxynucleoside kinase, with amino-acid sequence MRYDFIAIEGNIGAGKTSLASKISEQFGAKLILEQFEENLFLSKFYDNPDKYAFTVELSFLAERYQQLTNHLSNRDLFASFTISDYFFNKCLIFAKANLKEDEFGLYNKLFSIIHAQLPKPDLLVYLYLDIDRLKTNIKKRGRDFEQNIAPQYLEKVQQNYFDYIRQQQQQRILIIDVNNIDFVANTKDYEAVLAAIQKDYPLGINRLIL; translated from the coding sequence ATGCGTTACGATTTTATTGCAATTGAAGGAAATATTGGTGCCGGAAAAACTTCGTTGGCAAGTAAAATCTCCGAGCAATTTGGTGCCAAACTTATTCTTGAACAATTTGAGGAAAACCTGTTTCTAAGCAAGTTTTACGATAATCCCGATAAATACGCCTTTACTGTTGAGCTTTCTTTTTTAGCCGAACGCTATCAGCAATTAACTAACCATCTCAGCAACCGCGATTTATTTGCCAGTTTTACCATTTCGGATTACTTTTTTAATAAGTGTTTAATTTTTGCAAAAGCGAATTTAAAAGAGGATGAGTTTGGACTGTATAACAAACTGTTTAGCATTATTCACGCACAATTGCCTAAACCCGATTTATTGGTGTATTTGTATTTAGACATCGATAGATTAAAAACGAATATCAAAAAGCGTGGGCGTGATTTTGAACAAAACATTGCGCCTCAATACCTTGAGAAGGTGCAGCAAAACTATTTCGATTATATTCGTCAACAACAACAACAGCGGATATTAATTATTGATGTAAACAATATTGATTTTGTGGCCAATACTAAGGATTATGAAGCTGTTTTGGCAGCCATTCAGAAGGACTATCCGCTTGGAATTAACCGATTAATTCTATAA